Genomic segment of uncultured Desulfobacter sp.:
TCATCGGCGTGGCCGCCGTAATTACGCTTGTGACCATCGGCAACGGCACCACGGCCCAGGTGACCCAGCAGATCGCCGCCATGGGCACCAATGTGCTGCTCATTAACCCGGGCCAGCGCCATGGTCCCGGCGGGGCATCCGGGGCGCCGAGCTTTTCCGTCAAAGATGTCCAGGCCATTGAACAGCAGATCAATGATCTGGCGGGCGTGGCCCCGGCAGTATCCGCCTCTGTCGTGGCCGTGGTGGGCAACCAGAACTGGAGCACCAGCATTACCGGCACCACCAACGATTTTTTTAAGGTCCGTAACTGGACCATCAAATCAGGACGGACATTTAACGAAAACGAAATCAGCGCCGGGCGCACCGTATGTGTGGTGGGGGACACCATCCGGAAAAATCTATTTGGCAACACCGATCCTGTGGGACAAAAGCTGCGCCTGGGCACGGTTTCCTGTCAGATTGTCGGACTGCTGGAAGCCAAGGGTAACTCCTCCATGGGCCGGGACCAGGATGATTGTGTGATCATGCCCATGAAAGCGGTCCAGCGTCGTTTCACCGGCGACAAGGATATCCCCTTTATCCAGGTGGCGGTTAAAGACGGCGCATCCACAACCACCGCATCAAGTGCCATCCAGGCGCTTTTAAGAAAACGCCGCCACCTCTCCGACAATGAAGAGGACAATTTCAGGATCATGGACACCAAGGAGTTGGCCACCATGCTCACCTCCACCACAAAAACCATGACCGCCCTGCTCGGGGCGGTGGCGGCCGTGAGTCTTCTGGTCGGCGGCATTGGTATCATGAACATCATGCTGGTCTCCGTCACCGAGCGCACCCGGGAAATCGGTATCCGCCTGGCCATCGGCGCCTATGAACATGAGGTGCTGCTCCAGTTCTTAGTCGAAGCCGTAGTGCTGTCCTCCTTTGGCGGCATATTCGGCATTATCCTGGCCCTGGCCGCCTCCTTTGGCGCCACAAAAATGCTGGCCATTCCCTTTGCCCCGGACCTCTCCATCATCATTATCGCCTTTTTCTTTTCCGCCGCAGTGGGCGTAGTATTCGGATATTTCCCTGCCCTCAAAGCCGCCCGAATGGATCCCATCGACGCGTTGCGCCATGAATAAGCCCCCAAGATGAGGAATCTCCATAAACTAAATCCCCAATAACATCAAAATTAAGGGATTCCCTGATAGACATCTCTTCTCGTTGATGATACGAAACCAGTCGAGATCAATCTGTATTCTATCTCGATTGTGTTTTGTGTAATGGTCAAGCGAATGGGTCAAATCCGTCCAACTTTCAAGCTGGAAGGCCATTTTGTCTTGCGAAACGAAAACAGAAGTCTAAATTATAAAATGAATAGACAGAATCTGCCTATCACCATATTGGCCCATTCTGCCTATTTCACTGTTGGGCTTCAAAAAATGGTACAGATTTCTAAATTATAGATTGAATGGTTGTTTTTATCATTATGAAAAAATTAATTGATGAATGTATTGAACAAGTCAAAGATAACTTTGAGGGGCTTTGTGAGAATGCAACGCCAGGCTCCAATGATTGTTTTAGCTGTTTCCAAAAGCAATTTTTTGGCGGAAATATAATTTCTTATAATTGTGCTCCTAAAACACAAATATATGTCGCTAGGTATTTCCCTGTCCATGTTAAGGAAAATGCTGTCGGGCTAAAGCTAATGCCACAAGAAATAAAGAATCGTTTGATTTCTGAAAATCCTTTAAACATTATTAGCGTAGGCGGAGGACCTGGCAGCGATACCTTTGCTGTAAAAAATTTTCTAATTGATAATGAATTGGCAGGGGAAATTACAGCCCAAAAGGATGTTTATTTGTTAAGGGTAGACAAAGAAGAAAATTGGAATCATATTGCAGGTATTGTTAACTCCAAAGTGACCGATACAGAACTTATCAAATTCGATGCCCGGCGAAAAACTCTTGATATTACAGCTAAGCAAGAATGGCCTAAAAAATTCGGGAGACTATATAACATTTTTACGATGTCGTACTTTCTTTCCGAAATGGGCAGCCAGGAAGAAGTTGAAGCCGTTGCTGAATTTATTAACAAAATTTCGTCTGATAAATGT
This window contains:
- a CDS encoding ABC transporter permease — protein: MIWNTFILALRGIRRNVMRSVLTILGIIIGVAAVITLVTIGNGTTAQVTQQIAAMGTNVLLINPGQRHGPGGASGAPSFSVKDVQAIEQQINDLAGVAPAVSASVVAVVGNQNWSTSITGTTNDFFKVRNWTIKSGRTFNENEISAGRTVCVVGDTIRKNLFGNTDPVGQKLRLGTVSCQIVGLLEAKGNSSMGRDQDDCVIMPMKAVQRRFTGDKDIPFIQVAVKDGASTTTASSAIQALLRKRRHLSDNEEDNFRIMDTKELATMLTSTTKTMTALLGAVAAVSLLVGGIGIMNIMLVSVTERTREIGIRLAIGAYEHEVLLQFLVEAVVLSSFGGIFGIILALAASFGATKMLAIPFAPDLSIIIIAFFFSAAVGVVFGYFPALKAARMDPIDALRHE